TATCAAAAAAAGCAGCCACTAAAATCACTACCTATTATTTAATGAAATAATAGCAATACTTATCTTTAGTCGCAGGACATATTGTTAAAAAAATTAAAGACAACTAAACAATCAATTTGCTATAATGTTTAAGACGTAGAAAGTTAAAAGACGGTTTACTACCTGTGCATGAAGGGACTGATGCCTATGAGCATGAGTGAATTCATACTCCAATCTATTGTAAGAAAGGAGGACAGGTAGTTGGAAATCATTTTGGCGCTAATGCTACTTCTTGCTATTAGTTTAGTGGGATTAGCATTTTATTTAGCTAAAATGAAGCAGTATCAACTAGTAGCGATATTGATAATGAACACAATACCACTTATAGTTGAACTACTAAACAGTTTGCTCAATTAATTTAGAGCAAACGAAAACCGTCTACTTCTGCTTGGAACGACGGTTTTGAAAAAAACTATAATTTCAGGTAGTAAACCACTTTTAGTGGAACTACGTCAGGGAGTTGTGTTACAGCACAGCTCCTTTTTTATTACAAAAATAGTTTAACACGAAAACTGAAATTTATAAAGACAAGCGATAAATCATTTTGCTATAATATTTAAGACGTAGAAAAAGTTAAAGGACGGTTTACTACCTGTAAGTGAAAGGACTGATGCCTATGAGCATGAGTGGATTCATACTCCAATCGATTATCAGAAAGGAGGACAGGTAGTTGGAAATCATTTTGGCTTTAATGCTACTTCTTGCTATTAGTTTAGTAGGATTAGCATTTAAGCTTGCTAAAATGAAGCAGTATCAACTAGTAGCGATATTGATAATGAACACAATACCACTTGTAGTTGAACTGCTAAGAAGTTCGCTCAATTAATTTTGAGCAAACAAATACCGTCAGATTTTCTACTGGAACTTGACGGTTTTGAAAAATTTTAAATTTCTGGTAGTAAATCGCTTTTAAGTGATCTACGTCAAGGAGTTGTGTGACAGCACAGCTCCTTTTTCATTACAGAATTAGTTTAACACGAAAGTGTAAAATTATAAAGACAACCGAACAATCAATTTGTCATAGTATCCAAGACGTAAAAAGTTAAAAGACGGTTTACTACCTGTGCATGAAGGGACTGATGCCTATGAGCATGAGTGGATTCATACTCCAATCGATTATCAGAAAGGAGGACAGGTAGTTGGAAATCATTTTGGCGCTAATGCTACTTCTTGCTATTAGTTTAGTGGGATTAGCATTTTATTTAGCTAAAATCAAGCAGTATCAACTAGTAGCGATATTGATAATGAACACAATACCACTTGTAGTTGAACTACTAAACAGTTTGTTCAATTAATTTTGAACAAGCAAAAACCGTCTACCTCTGACTGGAATGACGGTATTGAAAGAAATTATAATTTCAGGTAGTAAACCACTTTTAGTGGTTCTACGTTAAGGAGTTGTGTTGGAGCACAGCTCTTTTTTATTACACATATAAGTGTAACATGAAAACTAAAATTTATAAAGACAAGACTAGCCTTACTTTCGAGGAGTGACCATTAAGGAATCATATTTATATGATTTTTTAGTTAGTCATTCTTCACTCTCGCTAATCCAATCTTCTAATTCCTGATCCGTATTTATTTCTTTAGCTGGCAAATTACTAAAAGCATTGGTTAAAGCAAGATGGCGATCAACTTGAACCTGGATTCTCTTTTTATTAGTCGTTGCCCACATATGCATTCTCCTTTCAATTAATACTTATATTTAACTATATGTTTCAGGATATTTAACAAAGATCCTAAATAAATAATCATAACAAAAAGCGATGAAAAATCATCGCAAATCAACTTACTTAAATAAATCTGAACGTGAACCAGTATTAATAAAATCTACATACTCACCATCATATTTATAAATTAGCAACCAGTCTGGCTTGATATGTAAGTCTCGTTCTGGTCTACGGTTAATTAACGGGTAGTCATTATATCTTGCTTCTAACGGTTTATTACATAATAATTTGCGGTAAACTCGCTCAAAATCCTTCGCTTGATATTTGCTACCTTTTAACATCTTCTTGTAATGCTTTTTGAACTGACTTTCAAAAGCAGGTTTATAGACAAAATCACTCATTTAGCCACTTAAGCCCTGCTTCTGGATCATCAAAGTCAACATAATCACGACTCTTAATTGAACGCTGAAGTTCTGGAGCTGGCTCAGTTACTTCAAACGGAATGCCTCCAGCTTCAATAGATTTTTTTGCAAAAATTCTAAAGGCCTCGCCTGGTGTTAAACCAATGTTTTTGAGAACTACTTCAAATTTAGCCTTATCTTCAGAATCCATTCTGAAATGCACTTGACTCGTCATTTAATCAGCTCTAACAGTATGGTACCATCTGATACCTTAACAAACAAGTGATTAATTTTATGACTATATTTAATTACCTAACATTAATCTGCTTAACTCTCCATCAAAAAAGACAGCGACTAAATCGCTGTCTTTCATTGTATTTAATTAAAAGTTAATTTCTATCATAATCTTAATTAAAAATACAAGCTTATTAAATATTTTAGATCTATTAATTTATAGGATGCTTTTCAACATTTACCGTTTTAACATTTACTGTAGGCTTAGGAGTACCATCCGTAGTTGTCCAATTAAGTATATAATCTTTATGATCCACTTCATCTTCGAAACACATTTTTTTATCAAACTTTTTCGTATTAGAGCCATATAACAATCTTTCACCTATATAAAGTTTGATTTCTTTATTTGGTAATATAGCTTTTCTGTTTGATATATCATAATTATAATGCCCAAGTTCACTATATTCTTTATTATTCTCATATGGACTTAAGTATTCATTACCATTAGTTTTTATTTTTAAAATGGCAGCTTGGTTACCTACATTCATACAAATTAAATTAACACCATTAAGTTCATCATTTTCAACTCTAGACTCAACAAAAAATTTTAAGTTTGGTTTTGGATTAAGCTGATTATTTATACTTTCTATTTCTTTATTACACTGCTGACTCGCAATTATATTTGCATCTGTAGATGCCTTGTATGCTTTATAAGCATAATAAAGTGCGATTATAGCTACAATCGCTTCAACCAAATTAGATACTGTATCCAAATTCATAAAATATTTCCTCCCTTAAGTCTATACCTAATAAATATACAATTTAATATATACTTAGTCAATGACTTGGAAGAATATTAGTCCCGAATTTTAAAAAAACGTGATCAAAATTTGTGCTCTAGCTGCTTATCTGAAAAATTATCCCTAAGATATTCAGCTAATAAAAATATGCTGATTTTACACGAAATAGACTGCTTAATTCCCTTAAAGTCTGAATGCTTGGCAACATCATATTAAACTATCTGTTAAA
The sequence above is a segment of the Lactobacillus sp. ESL0677 genome. Coding sequences within it:
- a CDS encoding type II toxin-antitoxin system RelB/DinJ family antitoxin, which produces MTSQVHFRMDSEDKAKFEVVLKNIGLTPGEAFRIFAKKSIEAGGIPFEVTEPAPELQRSIKSRDYVDFDDPEAGLKWLNE
- a CDS encoding type II toxin-antitoxin system YafQ family toxin yields the protein MSDFVYKPAFESQFKKHYKKMLKGSKYQAKDFERVYRKLLCNKPLEARYNDYPLINRRPERDLHIKPDWLLIYKYDGEYVDFINTGSRSDLFK